One genomic region from Streptomyces sp. NBC_00582 encodes:
- the mmpA gene encoding morphogenic membrane protein MmpA: MTTHRAPKPLADPNRPVERAVNAALVLAVLAGLGWIVGMIYTLVEWPM, translated from the coding sequence ATGACCACGCACCGTGCCCCGAAGCCCCTCGCCGACCCGAACCGGCCCGTCGAACGCGCCGTGAACGCCGCCCTGGTCCTCGCCGTGCTCGCGGGCCTGGGCTGGATCGTCGGAATGATCTACACGCTCGTCGAGTGGCCGATGTGA
- a CDS encoding SsgA family sporulation/cell division regulator: protein MSTVIEQPVEARLVAAAPRMPSIPAMLHYDRSDPFAVRITFPAPATLEGVEVCWTFARELLSAGLERAEGHGDVRVRPYGYDRTVLEFHAPEGTAVVHIHSSDVRRFLAATGDLVPVGLEHLQLDLDHDLAELMRDAC from the coding sequence TTGTCCACCGTCATCGAGCAGCCCGTTGAGGCCCGTCTGGTCGCCGCCGCGCCGCGCATGCCGAGCATCCCCGCCATGCTGCACTACGACCGGAGCGATCCGTTCGCCGTCCGCATCACCTTCCCCGCCCCCGCGACCCTGGAGGGCGTCGAGGTCTGCTGGACGTTCGCCCGTGAGCTGCTCTCCGCCGGTCTCGAGCGGGCCGAGGGCCACGGCGACGTCCGCGTCCGCCCGTACGGGTACGACCGTACGGTGCTGGAGTTCCACGCCCCCGAGGGCACCGCCGTCGTGCACATCCACTCCTCGGACGTCCGCCGCTTCCTGGCCGCCACCGGCGACCTGGTGCCGGTCGGCCTGGAGCACCTCCAGCTCGACCTGGACCACGACCTGGCGGAGCTGATGCGGGACGCCTGCTGA
- a CDS encoding saccharopine dehydrogenase family protein, which produces MSRLKRTDRPYDIVLFGATGFVGTLTAEYLAAHAPEDLRWAIAGRSREKLERLRERLGGAAGVLTADVADPASLRALAEHARVVATTVGPYVRYGEELVAACADTGADYLDLSGEPEFLDLMYVRHDARARETGARLVHAAGFDSVPHDLGVYFTVRQLPAGVPLTVDGFVTADAAFSGGTFASALGQFARRRQMAAAARDRRRHEPRLMGRRASASAGVPRFAPEVGAWALPLPTVDPRIVCRSARALERYGPDFRYRHYVAVRRLPVAVGGVAAVGTVVAAAQLPPARRWLSDRLKPGDGPSAERRARSWFSVRFVGEGGGRRVLTEVSGGDPGYDETAKMFAEGALALACDDLPPTAGQVTTAVAMGEALTERLIRAGIRFRVAASR; this is translated from the coding sequence ATGAGCAGGCTAAAGAGGACGGACCGTCCCTACGACATCGTGCTCTTCGGCGCGACCGGATTCGTCGGGACGCTCACCGCCGAGTATCTCGCCGCCCACGCGCCCGAGGATCTGCGCTGGGCGATCGCCGGCCGCAGCCGCGAGAAGCTGGAGCGGCTGCGCGAGCGGCTCGGCGGGGCGGCCGGGGTGCTGACGGCCGACGTCGCGGACCCGGCGTCGCTGCGCGCCCTCGCGGAGCACGCGCGCGTGGTGGCCACGACCGTCGGACCCTACGTTCGGTACGGCGAGGAACTCGTCGCCGCCTGCGCGGACACCGGCGCCGACTATCTGGACCTCAGCGGCGAGCCGGAGTTCCTGGACCTGATGTACGTCCGGCACGACGCCCGCGCGCGGGAGACGGGCGCGCGGCTGGTGCACGCGGCCGGCTTCGACTCCGTCCCGCACGACCTCGGCGTGTACTTCACCGTCCGGCAGCTGCCCGCGGGCGTGCCGTTGACGGTGGACGGATTCGTGACGGCGGACGCGGCCTTCTCGGGCGGCACGTTCGCCTCCGCGCTCGGCCAGTTCGCGCGTCGGAGGCAGATGGCCGCCGCCGCGCGGGACCGGCGCCGCCACGAGCCGCGGCTGATGGGCCGGCGGGCCTCGGCGTCGGCGGGCGTGCCCCGGTTCGCCCCGGAGGTCGGCGCCTGGGCACTGCCGCTGCCGACCGTGGACCCGCGGATCGTGTGCCGCTCGGCGCGGGCCCTGGAACGGTACGGCCCCGATTTCCGCTACCGCCACTACGTGGCCGTACGACGGCTTCCGGTCGCCGTCGGCGGGGTCGCGGCCGTCGGGACGGTCGTCGCCGCCGCCCAGCTCCCGCCCGCCCGGCGCTGGCTGTCGGACCGGCTGAAGCCCGGGGACGGACCGAGCGCCGAGAGGCGGGCGCGCAGTTGGTTCTCGGTCAGGTTCGTCGGCGAGGGCGGCGGCCGGCGGGTGCTGACGGAGGTCTCGGGCGGCGACCCCGGCTACGACGAGACGGCGAAGATGTTCGCCGAGGGGGCGCTGGCGCTGGCCTGCGACGACCTGCCGCCGACGGCGGGACAGGTCACCACGGCGGTGGCCATGGGCGAGGCGCTGACCGAGCGGCTGATCCGCGCGGGCATCCGCTTCCGAGTGGCGGCGAGCCGCTGA
- a CDS encoding ribonuclease inhibitor produces MNEENRPAGSAGFAGVPPVVPRPLADLAPLLDWLRAGRPAGERLDFTAGTALPDGRLDLCKQGLGARGAALIAEALADGPSPVRHLLLGTDALGDDGAAAVAGTDAPVETLYLGCNGITAGGACRIADQLRASPQVVTGLWLKRNPLGAEGGRAAAALIESARTLRTLDLVQTGLDPSGAAELADALLAAADSGRRIERLFVGGNPLGEPGARALAAVIAAGAVDELYVSAARLGDAGALRIADALSRAPYGRLTRLSVASNGIGPRGAAGLVAAATAAGVTLLDLGRVRAAAVLCAADNRLDLEAADSIGRTLAAGEHRLAHLFLRHTGLRSREAHRLLDHAPGAATATRFVLGQSIATSVKRRLTALSAHVPPPSVPPDVAAVRSVHRTAPPPPPLTVPSP; encoded by the coding sequence GTGAACGAGGAGAACCGCCCGGCCGGGTCGGCCGGCTTCGCAGGAGTGCCCCCTGTCGTACCGCGGCCCCTCGCCGATCTCGCGCCGTTGCTCGACTGGCTGCGCGCCGGGCGTCCCGCGGGGGAGCGGCTGGACTTCACGGCCGGCACCGCGCTGCCGGACGGCCGTCTGGACCTGTGCAAGCAGGGGCTGGGCGCGCGGGGAGCCGCGCTGATCGCCGAGGCGTTGGCCGACGGCCCGTCGCCGGTACGGCATCTGCTGCTGGGCACCGACGCCCTCGGCGACGACGGCGCCGCCGCCGTGGCCGGCACGGACGCGCCGGTCGAGACGCTCTACCTCGGCTGCAACGGCATCACCGCCGGCGGCGCCTGCCGGATCGCCGACCAGCTGCGCGCCTCGCCGCAGGTCGTCACCGGCCTCTGGCTCAAGCGCAACCCGCTGGGCGCCGAGGGAGGCCGGGCGGCCGCAGCCCTCATCGAGTCCGCGCGCACCCTGCGCACCCTCGACCTCGTCCAGACCGGCCTGGACCCCTCCGGCGCCGCAGAGCTCGCCGACGCGCTGCTGGCCGCCGCGGACAGCGGACGGCGCATCGAGCGGCTGTTCGTCGGCGGCAACCCGCTGGGCGAACCGGGCGCCCGGGCCCTCGCCGCCGTGATCGCGGCCGGGGCCGTCGACGAGCTCTACGTCTCCGCCGCCCGGCTGGGCGACGCGGGCGCCCTCCGGATCGCCGACGCGCTGTCCCGGGCGCCGTACGGGCGGCTCACCCGGCTGTCCGTCGCCAGCAACGGCATCGGACCGCGGGGCGCCGCCGGGCTGGTCGCAGCGGCCACCGCCGCCGGGGTCACCCTGCTGGACCTCGGCCGGGTCCGCGCCGCCGCCGTGCTCTGCGCCGCCGACAACCGGCTCGACCTGGAGGCCGCCGACAGCATCGGGCGGACGCTGGCCGCCGGCGAGCACCGCCTCGCCCACCTGTTCCTGCGCCACACGGGCCTGCGCAGCCGCGAGGCCCACCGTCTGCTCGACCACGCGCCCGGCGCGGCCACGGCCACCCGCTTCGTCCTCGGCCAGTCCATCGCGACCAGCGTCAAACGCCGCCTGACCGCCCTCAGCGCCCATGTCCCGCCCCCGTCCGTGCCCCCGGACGTCGCCGCCGTGCGGAGCGTCCACCGCACGGCCCCACCACCCCCGCCCCTCACCGTCCCTTCCCCGTGA
- a CDS encoding plasmid stabilization protein, producing the protein MPRGSSPKRERQYEHIKESAQDRGESTERAKEIAARTVNKERARSGESKTASRTSTQDMSSGRRGGQRSGKGSQGPTYDQLYEEAKQRGIKGRSDMNKGQLQRALDDKKS; encoded by the coding sequence ATGCCACGCGGTTCGAGCCCCAAGCGGGAGCGCCAGTACGAGCACATCAAGGAGAGCGCGCAGGACCGGGGCGAGAGCACCGAGCGCGCCAAGGAGATCGCCGCGCGGACGGTCAACAAGGAACGCGCCCGGTCCGGCGAGTCGAAGACCGCGAGCCGTACCTCCACGCAGGACATGTCGTCCGGCAGGCGCGGCGGGCAGCGGTCCGGCAAGGGCTCCCAGGGGCCCACGTACGACCAGCTCTACGAGGAGGCCAAGCAGCGCGGCATCAAGGGCCGCTCGGACATGAACAAGGGCCAGCTGCAGCGCGCCCTGGACGACAAGAAGAGCTGA
- a CDS encoding WD40/YVTN/BNR-like repeat-containing protein → MRRLGKTRRTVRTVRTARGRAWAAAVACAAALATLPAAPARAQAHADPHWAAKDTGTTSVRFRGLSAVDRRTAWLSGTQGTVLRTTDGGAHWRNVSPPGAADLQFRDIEAFDARRAVVLAIGEGEASRVYRTDDGGATWTESFRNTDAKAFYDCMTFFDRRHGLAMSDPVDGRFRILSTGDGGRTWTVLPDTGMPAALDGEAGFAASGQCLVSAGPKDVWLATGGAARARVLHSADRGLTWTAADTPVPAGDPARGVFALAFRDRAHGLAVGGDYRADQPSPRSAAGTGDAGRTWRPAVTPPPAYRSGVAWLPHRRAAALAVGPTGTDLTTDAGRTWRTLDTGSYDTVDCAPDGGCWAAGEQGRAARLEN, encoded by the coding sequence ATGAGGCGCTTGGGGAAGACGCGACGCACGGTAAGGACGGTAAGAACTGCCCGGGGGAGGGCGTGGGCCGCCGCGGTGGCCTGCGCGGCGGCGCTGGCCACGCTGCCGGCCGCACCGGCCCGGGCCCAGGCCCATGCGGACCCGCACTGGGCGGCGAAGGACACCGGCACCACCTCGGTCCGCTTCCGCGGGCTGTCCGCGGTCGACCGGCGCACCGCGTGGCTGTCCGGCACCCAGGGCACGGTGCTGCGCACCACCGACGGCGGGGCGCACTGGCGGAACGTCTCTCCACCGGGCGCCGCCGACCTTCAGTTCCGCGACATCGAGGCGTTCGACGCCCGCCGCGCGGTGGTGCTGGCGATCGGCGAGGGCGAGGCCTCGCGCGTGTACCGCACCGACGACGGCGGAGCGACCTGGACGGAGTCCTTCCGCAACACCGACGCGAAGGCGTTCTACGACTGCATGACCTTCTTCGACCGCCGTCACGGCCTCGCCATGAGCGACCCGGTGGACGGGAGATTCCGCATCCTGTCGACCGGGGACGGCGGCCGGACCTGGACGGTGCTGCCCGACACCGGGATGCCGGCCGCCCTGGACGGCGAGGCGGGCTTCGCCGCCAGTGGCCAGTGCCTGGTCTCCGCCGGACCGAAGGACGTGTGGCTGGCCACCGGCGGAGCGGCACGCGCGCGGGTGCTGCACTCCGCCGACCGGGGACTGACCTGGACGGCCGCCGACACCCCCGTCCCGGCCGGCGACCCCGCGCGCGGGGTGTTCGCCCTCGCCTTCCGCGACCGCGCCCACGGCCTCGCCGTCGGCGGCGACTACCGCGCCGACCAGCCCTCGCCGCGGTCCGCCGCCGGTACGGGCGACGCCGGCCGCACCTGGCGCCCGGCCGTCACCCCGCCGCCCGCCTACCGCTCGGGCGTGGCCTGGCTCCCGCACCGCCGCGCCGCCGCCCTCGCCGTCGGCCCGACGGGCACCGACCTGACCACCGACGCCGGCCGCACCTGGCGCACCCTCGACACCGGCTCGTACGACACCGTGGACTGCGCTCCCGACGGCGGCTGCTGGGCGGCCGGCGAACAAGGGCGGGCGGCACGCCTGGAGAACTGA
- a CDS encoding WhiB family transcriptional regulator, with product MHTDTIPTSDLGWQREALCAQTGADFFFPEPGSSVREAKRICGMCDMRVACLEYALANDERFGVWGGLSEKERLQIRRTSC from the coding sequence ATGCATACCGACACGATCCCCACGTCCGACCTCGGCTGGCAGCGGGAGGCGCTGTGCGCGCAGACCGGGGCGGACTTCTTCTTCCCCGAGCCCGGCAGCTCGGTGCGCGAGGCCAAGCGCATCTGCGGCATGTGCGACATGCGCGTGGCCTGTCTCGAGTACGCCCTCGCCAACGACGAGCGCTTCGGCGTCTGGGGCGGCCTGTCCGAGAAGGAACGCCTGCAGATCAGGCGTACGTCCTGCTGA
- a CDS encoding acyl-ACP desaturase → MTITTPHLGSPAVWTDAKLLYALEEVVETELNRHLKVAKDWMPHEYVPWSDGRNFPGLFEDGEAWDKEQSKVTEIGRIALVVNLLTEDNLPSYHHEIASLFGRDGAWGTWVHRWTAEEGRHGIVMRDYLLASRAVDPDKLERFRMEHMSEGFESDNRHSMLHSVAYVAFQELATRISHRNTGHQSGDPVCDRMLARIATDENLHMVFYRNLLKAAFELAPDLTMQAVRDVIVNFRMPGHGMPGFERFAAQMAIGEVYNLRIHHDDVLQPVLRHLKVMEIDGLGAEGRQAQEELGLFLGGLDAEASKFDEKLAARKARMAARAGA, encoded by the coding sequence GTGACGATCACCACCCCTCACCTCGGCAGCCCCGCCGTCTGGACCGACGCCAAGCTGCTGTACGCACTGGAGGAAGTGGTCGAGACCGAACTCAACCGGCATCTGAAGGTCGCCAAGGACTGGATGCCGCACGAGTACGTCCCCTGGAGCGACGGCCGCAACTTCCCCGGCCTCTTCGAGGACGGCGAGGCCTGGGACAAGGAGCAGTCCAAGGTCACCGAGATCGGCCGGATCGCGCTCGTGGTGAACCTCCTCACCGAGGACAACCTGCCCAGCTACCACCACGAGATCGCCAGCCTGTTCGGCCGGGACGGCGCCTGGGGCACCTGGGTGCACCGCTGGACCGCCGAGGAGGGCCGGCACGGCATCGTGATGCGCGACTACCTGCTCGCCTCGCGCGCGGTGGACCCGGACAAGCTGGAGCGGTTCCGCATGGAGCACATGAGCGAGGGCTTCGAGTCGGACAACCGCCACTCGATGCTGCACTCGGTCGCCTACGTCGCCTTCCAGGAGCTCGCGACCCGCATCTCGCACCGCAACACCGGCCACCAGTCCGGCGACCCGGTCTGCGACCGCATGCTGGCCCGGATCGCGACCGACGAGAACCTGCACATGGTCTTCTACCGCAACCTGCTGAAGGCCGCCTTCGAGCTCGCCCCCGACCTCACCATGCAGGCCGTGCGGGACGTCATCGTGAACTTCCGGATGCCCGGCCACGGCATGCCCGGCTTCGAGCGGTTCGCCGCGCAGATGGCCATCGGCGAGGTCTACAACCTGCGCATCCACCACGACGACGTCCTCCAGCCCGTGCTGCGCCACCTCAAGGTCATGGAGATCGACGGCCTCGGCGCCGAGGGCCGCCAGGCCCAGGAGGAGCTGGGCCTGTTCCTGGGCGGCCTGGACGCGGAGGCGTCGAAGTTCGACGAGAAGCTGGCGGCGCGCAAGGCGCGGATGGCGGCGCGCGCCGGGGCCTGA
- a CDS encoding endonuclease V, with the protein MTTVDIPAGWPATEEEARAVQDALRARVVLDEPGPPPGTGRVTGVDVAYDDERDVVAAAAVVLDAASLDVVAEATAVGRISFPYVPGLLAFREIPTVLAALDALPVPPGLVVCDGYGLAHPRRFGLASHLGVLTGLPTIGVAKNPFTFTYDDPDVPRGSSSPLLAGDEEVGRALRTREGVKPLFVSVGHRTTLATACAHTLALTPRFRLPETTRRADALCRRALQEATGRS; encoded by the coding sequence ATGACGACTGTGGACATTCCCGCGGGCTGGCCCGCGACCGAGGAGGAGGCCCGCGCCGTCCAGGACGCGCTGCGGGCCCGCGTGGTGCTGGACGAGCCCGGCCCGCCGCCGGGGACCGGCCGGGTGACGGGCGTCGACGTGGCCTACGACGACGAGCGGGACGTCGTCGCCGCGGCGGCCGTGGTGCTGGACGCGGCGAGCCTCGACGTCGTCGCCGAGGCCACCGCCGTCGGCCGGATCTCGTTCCCGTACGTGCCCGGCCTGCTCGCCTTCCGGGAGATCCCGACCGTGCTGGCCGCCCTCGACGCCCTGCCGGTCCCGCCCGGCCTGGTCGTCTGCGACGGCTACGGCCTCGCCCACCCGCGCCGCTTCGGGCTCGCGAGCCACCTCGGGGTCCTCACCGGCCTGCCCACGATCGGCGTCGCGAAGAACCCGTTCACCTTCACCTACGACGACCCGGACGTGCCCCGCGGATCCTCCTCGCCGCTCCTCGCGGGCGACGAGGAGGTGGGGCGCGCGCTGCGCACCCGAGAGGGGGTCAAGCCGCTCTTCGTCTCCGTCGGCCACCGCACGACCCTGGCGACGGCCTGCGCCCACACGCTCGCCCTCACCCCGCGGTTCCGCCTCCCGGAGACGACCCGCAGGGCCGACGCGCTGTGCCGGCGGGCGCTCCAGGAGGCGACGGGCCGGTCCTGA
- a CDS encoding ABC-F family ATP-binding cassette domain-containing protein: MTRNITCSSLAFSWPDGTAVFDGLDVSFGPGRTGLVGVNGSGKSTLLKLIAGRLTPAAGTVRVAGEVGHLPQNVTLDTGLRVDAVLGITAQRAALHAIEAGDAAEEHFETVGDDWDVEERALATLGELGLGHVGLDRTVGELSGGESVLLRLAALLLRRPDVLLLDEPTNNLDLYARRRLYAAVESWPGVLVVVSHDRELLDLVDQIADLHGGEITWYGGNFSAYEAALATQQEAAERMVRVAEADLRRQRRELSDAQVKLARRKRYGQKMFEQKREPKIVMGARRRAAQESAGKHRILHEERLTEARERLDEAVEAVRDDDEIRVELPYTAVPPGREVLTLRNLELAYGTRVAASVDLRGPERVAMVGRNGAGKTTLLRTIAGELAPAGGEAHAHVPLRFLPQRLDVLDDTLTVAENVARFAPGATNNRVRARLARFLFRGARADQNAGTLSGGERFRAALAALMLAEPAPQLLMLDEPTNNLDMASVRQLTTALESYEGALVVASHDLPFLESIGITRWLLLDGELRESSPQEVADPA, from the coding sequence TTGACACGAAACATCACCTGTTCCTCCCTCGCCTTCTCCTGGCCCGACGGCACCGCCGTCTTCGACGGCCTCGACGTCTCGTTCGGCCCCGGCCGCACCGGGCTCGTCGGCGTCAACGGCTCCGGCAAGTCGACCCTGCTGAAGCTGATCGCCGGGCGGCTGACGCCGGCCGCCGGCACCGTGCGGGTCGCCGGCGAGGTCGGCCACCTCCCGCAGAACGTCACGCTCGACACCGGTCTGCGGGTCGACGCCGTCCTCGGCATCACCGCACAGCGGGCCGCCCTGCACGCCATCGAGGCCGGTGACGCCGCGGAGGAGCACTTCGAGACCGTCGGCGACGACTGGGACGTGGAGGAGCGGGCCCTCGCCACCCTCGGCGAGCTCGGCCTCGGCCACGTCGGCCTGGACCGCACCGTCGGCGAGCTGTCCGGCGGCGAGTCCGTCCTGCTGCGGCTGGCCGCGCTGCTGCTGCGCCGCCCCGACGTCCTGCTGCTCGACGAGCCCACCAACAACCTGGACCTGTACGCCCGCAGACGTCTGTACGCGGCCGTGGAGTCCTGGCCGGGCGTCCTGGTGGTGGTCAGCCACGACCGGGAACTGCTGGACCTCGTCGACCAGATCGCCGATCTGCACGGCGGGGAGATCACCTGGTACGGCGGCAACTTCTCCGCCTACGAGGCGGCCCTCGCCACCCAGCAGGAGGCCGCCGAGCGCATGGTGCGCGTCGCCGAGGCCGATCTGCGCCGGCAGAGGCGCGAACTGTCCGACGCCCAGGTCAAGCTGGCCCGCCGCAAGCGCTACGGGCAGAAGATGTTCGAGCAGAAACGCGAACCGAAGATCGTCATGGGGGCGCGCAGGCGGGCGGCGCAGGAGTCCGCCGGCAAGCACCGCATCCTCCACGAGGAGCGCCTCACCGAGGCCCGGGAGCGGCTCGACGAGGCGGTGGAGGCCGTACGGGACGACGACGAGATCCGCGTCGAGCTGCCGTACACGGCCGTACCGCCGGGGCGTGAGGTGCTCACCCTGCGGAACCTGGAACTGGCGTACGGCACGCGCGTGGCGGCCTCCGTCGATCTGCGCGGCCCGGAGCGGGTGGCGATGGTCGGACGCAACGGCGCGGGCAAGACGACCCTGCTGCGCACCATCGCCGGGGAACTGGCGCCGGCCGGGGGCGAGGCGCACGCGCACGTGCCGCTGCGTTTCCTCCCGCAGCGCCTGGACGTCCTCGACGACACGCTGACGGTCGCCGAGAACGTGGCACGGTTCGCACCGGGCGCCACCAACAACCGGGTCCGGGCCCGGCTCGCCCGGTTCCTGTTCCGGGGCGCCCGTGCCGACCAGAACGCGGGGACGCTGTCCGGCGGGGAACGCTTCCGGGCGGCCCTGGCGGCGCTGATGCTCGCCGAGCCGGCACCGCAGCTGCTGATGCTGGACGAGCCGACGAACAACCTCGACATGGCGAGTGTGCGGCAGCTCACCACCGCACTGGAGTCCTACGAGGGTGCCCTCGTCGTGGCCAGTCACGATCTGCCGTTCCTGGAGTCGATCGGGATCACCCGCTGGCTGCTCCTGGACGGGGAGCTGCGTGAGAGCAGCCCGCAGGAGGTGGCGGACCCCGCGTGA
- the ddaH gene encoding dimethylargininase has product MPSRKALVRRPSPLLAEGLVTHVEREKVDVDLAVEQWEAYTEALRAHGWETIEVDPADDCPDSVFVEDTVVMYKNVALIARPGAESRRAETDGVEEAVARLGCSVNWIWEPGTLDGGDVLKIGDTIYVGRGGRTNAAGLQQVRAAFEPLGARVVAVPVSKVLHLKSAVTALPDGTVIGHIPKVDRPSLFPRFLSVPEEAGSHVVLLGGPKLLLSAAAPQSAELFADLGFEPVTVDIGEFEKLEGCVTCLSVRLRELYA; this is encoded by the coding sequence GTGCCCAGCAGGAAAGCCCTCGTCCGCCGCCCGAGCCCCCTCCTCGCCGAAGGGCTGGTGACCCACGTCGAGCGCGAGAAGGTCGATGTGGACCTCGCCGTCGAACAGTGGGAGGCGTACACGGAGGCGCTGCGCGCGCACGGCTGGGAGACGATCGAGGTCGACCCCGCCGACGACTGCCCGGACTCCGTGTTCGTCGAGGACACGGTGGTCATGTACAAGAACGTCGCCCTGATCGCGCGCCCCGGCGCCGAGTCCCGGCGCGCGGAGACCGACGGGGTCGAGGAGGCCGTGGCCCGCCTCGGCTGCTCGGTGAACTGGATCTGGGAGCCGGGCACCCTGGACGGCGGCGACGTGCTGAAGATCGGCGACACGATCTACGTCGGCCGGGGCGGGCGGACCAACGCGGCCGGGCTCCAGCAGGTGCGCGCCGCGTTCGAGCCGCTCGGGGCGCGGGTGGTCGCCGTGCCGGTGAGCAAGGTGCTGCATCTGAAGTCGGCGGTCACCGCGCTGCCCGACGGCACGGTGATCGGGCACATCCCGAAGGTGGACCGGCCCTCGCTGTTCCCCCGGTTCCTGTCGGTGCCCGAGGAGGCCGGCTCGCACGTGGTGCTCCTGGGTGGCCCCAAGCTGCTCCTGTCGGCCGCCGCACCCCAGTCGGCGGAGCTCTTCGCCGACCTCGGTTTCGAGCCCGTGACGGTCGACATCGGCGAGTTCGAGAAGCTGGAGGGCTGTGTGACGTGCCTCTCGGTGAGACTGCGGGAGCTGTACGCCTGA
- a CDS encoding SDR family NAD(P)-dependent oxidoreductase, whose translation MGEESTVTAVGPPVTEAELAAFHTVVGKLRALPVDDPVRLRAEQVAASFARDGRLRRRRARGAELSAADAAVMAATATGAPERREDAPLTGQDTGRGGVFVRPRTCYVCKSPYRQVDTFYHRLCPGCAADNTARRALSTDLRGRRVLLTGGRVKIGFQLALMMLRDGAEVLVTSRFPHDTVRRFHAEPGSAAWRDRLTVLAVDLRDPRQVLGLCEDLRAEGRPLDVLVNNAAQTVRRPPESYALLAAGEVDALPEGARQAPGFAPMRMLPGGAAVLPAALREADEAGLLPDPSPENSWSATLGALDPAEVLETQLVNALAPALLCDRLLPLLLASPHPRRYVVNVTAVEGRFAVRNKMPGHPHTNMAKAALNMLTRTSAAELAARGVHMCAVDTGWITDENPAPKKARMAGAGFRTPLDIVDGAARVYDPIVRGEAGDPVSGVFLKDYREAPW comes from the coding sequence ATGGGCGAGGAGAGCACGGTCACGGCGGTCGGCCCGCCGGTCACCGAGGCGGAACTGGCCGCCTTCCACACGGTCGTGGGCAAGCTGCGCGCCCTGCCCGTCGACGATCCCGTACGGCTGCGCGCCGAACAGGTCGCCGCGTCCTTCGCGCGCGACGGACGGCTGCGCAGGCGCAGGGCCCGCGGGGCCGAGCTGTCGGCCGCCGACGCCGCCGTGATGGCCGCCACCGCGACCGGCGCCCCCGAGCGGCGCGAGGACGCGCCCCTGACCGGGCAGGACACCGGCCGCGGAGGCGTCTTCGTGCGGCCGCGCACCTGCTACGTCTGCAAGTCGCCGTATCGACAGGTCGACACCTTCTACCACCGGCTCTGCCCCGGCTGCGCCGCCGACAACACCGCCCGCCGCGCCCTGAGCACCGATCTGCGCGGGCGCCGCGTCCTGCTCACCGGCGGACGTGTGAAGATCGGCTTCCAGCTCGCGCTGATGATGCTGCGGGACGGCGCGGAGGTCCTCGTCACCTCCCGGTTCCCGCACGACACCGTGCGCCGCTTCCACGCCGAGCCCGGCAGCGCCGCATGGCGCGACCGGCTCACCGTCCTCGCCGTCGACCTGCGCGACCCGCGTCAGGTGCTCGGCCTGTGCGAGGACCTGCGCGCCGAGGGCCGGCCCCTCGACGTCCTCGTCAACAACGCGGCCCAGACCGTGCGCCGCCCACCGGAGTCGTACGCCCTCCTCGCGGCCGGCGAGGTCGACGCGCTGCCCGAAGGGGCGCGGCAGGCCCCCGGGTTCGCGCCGATGCGCATGCTCCCGGGCGGGGCCGCCGTGCTGCCCGCGGCCCTGCGCGAGGCCGACGAGGCCGGTCTGCTGCCCGACCCCTCCCCGGAGAACTCCTGGTCGGCGACGCTCGGCGCGCTCGACCCGGCCGAGGTCCTGGAGACCCAGCTCGTCAACGCCCTCGCGCCCGCGCTGCTGTGCGACCGGCTGCTGCCGCTGCTGCTCGCCTCCCCGCACCCGCGCCGGTACGTCGTCAACGTCACCGCCGTCGAGGGCCGGTTCGCCGTGCGCAACAAGATGCCGGGGCACCCGCACACCAACATGGCCAAGGCCGCCCTCAACATGCTCACCCGCACCAGCGCCGCCGAACTCGCCGCACGGGGCGTCCACATGTGCGCCGTCGACACCGGCTGGATCACCGACGAGAACCCGGCGCCGAAGAAGGCCCGTATGGCGGGCGCCGGCTTCCGCACCCCGCTCGACATCGTCGACGGCGCGGCACGGGTCTACGACCCGATCGTGCGCGGCGAGGCCGGGGACCCGGTGTCGGGGGTGTTCCTGAAGGACTACCGGGAGGCGCCGTGGTGA
- a CDS encoding MmcQ/YjbR family DNA-binding protein yields MTVDRNALKKWEKVRQFALGLPGATEEFPWGEAVAKVNRKVFVFLGVDDGSHPLGVTVKLTDETAHAHAMASPGAEPTGYGLGKAGWVSLPLQEKGAPSAELLCDWVEESYRTIAPQRLIAELDAR; encoded by the coding sequence GTGACGGTGGACCGGAACGCCCTGAAGAAGTGGGAGAAAGTACGCCAGTTCGCGCTCGGGCTGCCGGGTGCGACCGAGGAGTTCCCCTGGGGCGAGGCGGTCGCCAAGGTCAACCGGAAGGTGTTCGTCTTCCTCGGCGTCGACGACGGCAGTCACCCGCTCGGCGTCACCGTCAAGCTCACGGACGAGACGGCCCACGCGCACGCGATGGCGTCCCCGGGCGCGGAGCCCACCGGGTACGGCCTGGGGAAGGCGGGCTGGGTGAGCCTCCCGTTGCAGGAGAAGGGCGCCCCGTCGGCCGAGTTGCTGTGCGACTGGGTCGAGGAGAGCTATCGCACGATCGCGCCCCAACGGCTCATAGCGGAGCTGGACGCCCGCTGA